Proteins from one Mercurialis annua linkage group LG7, ddMerAnnu1.2, whole genome shotgun sequence genomic window:
- the LOC126656909 gene encoding uncharacterized protein LOC126656909, which translates to MSEYDLSKTVTQIIRQMKKPDSVDDELENVVVSPFVGKVGKTCSIDVIAKLQSKLSSDQMSTYKSSRFCVFLGRGKDVLSLRFIHSILLREVHHPDMSELWFYYGSGNMCFSLYEFGLVSGLVCGGDEPRFSDYCNGGTFYGKFFSDENRITRQVIESKFNDAVWENDDEAVKFAKVYFVKCFLLGSLKTTLIDSRFITLLDCSDFDDFLWGKYSFQLFVQSTKNKL; encoded by the exons ATGAGTGAATATGACTTAAGTAAAACTGTAACTCAAATCATTAGACAAATGAAAAAGCCTGACAGTGTTGATGATGAATTAGAGAATGTTGTTGTTTCTCCT TTCGTTGGAAAAGTTGGCAAGACTTGTTCCATTGATGTGATAGCTAAACTTCAATCCAAACTTAGTTCTGATCAAATGTCTACATATAAGAGCAGTAGGTTTTGTGTATTCTTGGGACGAGGAAAGGATGTATTGAGTCTTAGGTTTATACATTCTATACTACTCAGGGAAGTTCATCATCCAGACATGTCCGAGCTTTGGTTTTATTATGGCTCGGGTAACATGTGTTTTAGTTTGTATGAGTTTGGATTGGTTAGTGGTCTTGTTTGCGGTGGGGACGAGCCTAGATTTTCTGATTATTGTAATGGTGGAACCTTTTATGGTAAATTTTTTAGTGATGAGAATAGGATTACTCGTCAGGTTATAGAATCGAAGTTTAATGATGCCGTTTGGGAGAATGACGATGAGGCAGTGAAGTTTGCAAAGGTGTATTTTGTCAAATGTTTTCTATTGGGAAGTCTTAAAACTACATTGATTGACAGTCGCTTCATTACCCTGTTGGACTGCTCAGATTTTGATGATTTTCTATGGGGAAAATATTCATTTCAGTTATTCGTCCAGTCTACAAAGAATAAGCTTTGA